Genomic DNA from Trichoderma asperellum chromosome 5, complete sequence:
TGCATCTATTGTCATCATGCCATATTGCTATCATACATCATATTCATGTATGCCATCTTAATGATATGAGCTTCGCTATGCTTATTTCCAACACAATAAACTGACCCTCTAATAAACGATGTTGTTTTTTCCTGCTCCGCTTTATTCCCATCTCTTCCACTCTCTGCTGAGTTTATCAATCTGTTCGTCTGTCCATGCGCTATTGCGTCCATCTCTTACTAGACTGAGAAATTTGGCGTGTACGTCCTTCTCGATCTTCAACCTCTCTCGAGCCTTTCCCTCTAGATACTGTGGATCATTGTTCCTGCAAGCCCTCTTGAAAACGTCTCTCATCCTAGGAGAATAGAGTTGGCACGTTGCAATGGGCAGCTTGGTCGGCTTCATATAAAAGTTTTGAGCAATCACGTTGTCTTCTGCGCGCTGAGGCCGAACCACGTCTTCATAGCATTCCCCACAAACCGTAAAATCCGGTAGGTACTCCATCACGTACCAATAACCATCGCTCACGCGGCGGTCCTCGCGACACTCGTTCAGAGTGCTCAATCGCGTAAGCATCATGGAAAGGTCACCGACGTCTACCTTCCGGTTGGTCACATAGCTCTTATCCGATGTGGTTTCAAAGGCATCGAAGAACAGCACAAATTGTTTCCGCTGAGGCGTATATTGTAGAGAGCAAGAGTTTCTTGAAGGCTCATTCCGGGGATCAAGTGGAATGAATACCCCTGTAAGATTCGGGAATAAAGTCTCTACTATCTTCGCGCATTGATAGCAGACTGCAAATTCGGGCACCGGCCGCCTTGTATATGGATCCTTTACAGTGTACCAAACCCGTGTTACTTTGCGTTCGACGGGGCACGGATAGCTGCGAGAATCGAACATGACGCTCGCAAGATGATGAAACAGCTGCAAGTCGGGTACCTTGTGTTTCAACGTGAGCAGCCAAGCTATCTGGTACCAGGGCGATGAACCAAAGTCGCACACAATTGCGTTGCCTGTTGGCCGTAGGACTGGATGGAAGTGAGTCCGGTACTGGGTGTCTGCAAACACAGCGCCATAACAATCAGGACAGATATTGAACTCGGTCCTGGGGAGTGTAAGCCAATCCATCTTCCCGGCTACCGGTTCTTTACGCTTGCATTCTGGGATGTACGGAAAGTCAGACTGCCCATCACGCCCTTTGCTCTCAGAGTAGCGCCGGTATGATCCAATTGTTTGGTCCGGACGCACTCCGGATTTATTTGGATCAAATGGAGGTGGTTGCCAAGCTTTCGTCGTCACAGACGGCTCTTTATAAGTTGGAGATCTAATGACCTTCTCATCTGGCGCCACAAGTTCATCATCAATCCGCGGAATTGGTGGCATTGAAACAGGTGATGCACTATCCGCTCGTGATTGCCGCACAACTTCGCTTCCTACTGACTCCTCTGGCCAAGCAACaatggcatcgtcatcgtctgGATAGGGAAGGTGAATTGCTGGGGGCATTCGATCTtcttgaagcttcttctcttggctGATTGGGAAAGTAGTTGACATGCGGCGGTTAGGCACCCAGTCATCTGGAAGCCCCAATGAATTCACCGACGAAACTGGCATCGTTGGAACTCTAGAAGGAGAGCGAGAATTTCGGCCACTGGTGCCACCTCTGCGTGATGATGCAACGGATACACGGTCCTCGTCATCAATGATAACCGGGCTTTCCCTCCTATAAGAGTTGCTAAAGGTCTCATTCCGCGGAGAATTTTGGTCCTTTGGCTTGGACGGTGAGGGAGCTCTCAAGCTTTCGCTCGCAGGTGGCTTATAGGAAACATAACTATCTCTCAGGAGGTCATCTCGAAGGGGTCGACTGCCATCTAGAGGACGAGATCCGTTTACGCGATCATTTGACGTAGGCCTTGACAAGGGTTCGAAAGTTGAGTTCGGTCGTCCCTCCATCGACGCTGTCGCGCTTCGTCTATGATATCTGTCTTCATTCCTTCTACCCTCGCTTGGTTCGCCCAGGCTCACGCTACTATGCGTAGGCGGTTGACCATATCCTTGGTAGGTCTTGTCTCGGCCGCTCGAGCCATGCTTTGTTACTTGCGGCGAAAGATACTCTTCCCCATATTTGCGATGTGCCTGCGTGAACTCCGGACGGGGGGCGTTAACGGCAGATCTGCTTCGATGATGGCTTGGTACCCGGTTCTCGTTCATGTCTGTCTCTAGCCGAGGCAACTCTTGCCTGCTTCCCCGCCTCCCCAGTTCTGGAACAGAGGCGTCAAGACGATCGTATTTCACATTCTCTGACTCGTTAATCTTTCTTCTACTATGTGtttctggagaagaagacgaagatatcggcgccttcttcttctgacggaatttatctttatcttTGGAAGCCTTGTCCTCAGTCTCGCTCTCGGGTACGCTTGACGTAGTCGCGCCTGGTACAATAACAAAGCGACGCTCTGGATTGTACTCAAAAACTTCTTCCAAGACTGGCAGTTGGTCAACTTCCCCTCTCGCCTGCGGTTCTTCGTCAACAACAGGCTGAAAGCAGCTGCCAAATTCCTTTGCAAGGGAATCAATCTCATCCTCGACACTGGGCGGGGGCGGGTTTGAGTTGCGGAAATATGGAATGTCATCGTAATATCGAGGCGCGAGACGAGATACAGGCGGTTCTGGCGGCGTTGATAACCGCACAGGGCGCAGCGGGGAATCGACAGACGCGCTGCAAGGTTCAACGTGGTCAGCTATTTGCTTCTCGATCAGAGAGGTTCAGGCAGCTATCCATAGGTCTTGGTACGTACGAATAGCCATGCTTGGCCCTTGAAGTGGTGAAGTACCCCGTCTGGAGCATATTCTCTATAGGATTGCTCATTCTGATCCGTCTTTGGGCTGTCAAGCCACGGGGCGTCTAGATTCTATTAGATGCTGGGATAGAGCATCACAGCTGCCCTATGCGACGCGCTGCCAGTCGGTCGGCCAGAGCCCTACGTGAGCGGTGTCGTATGCCCACGATTGAGCTTAATGATAGGGACCAGTATCGAGATCCAATGACGAACGAGGCGCCCCTGGGCTAGGCTGGCAAAGAAATCCGGCTTCCAAAGAAGTAAACCACAAAGTTGGGCAAGAAAATCCACAAGACGTCAGCGGTGCTTGATTTAAGATGATTCAGATGACATCGGTGGTGGGGTCTGGGCTGTATTTCATTTAGCGGCGTGGCGGCCCGCTTTGAGGGGTCCCGAGCGCTGTAACTGCCTAAGGCAAGCGCTATATCAAGTAACTGGCAGCAACTGATTGGCCTTGTTGCCACCCTCGTGCCCAACCAGCCCAGCCTCTACCCTGTCGAAAAATACCAGAAGCCTAGTACGAGGCTGTGCTGTATGGGGCAGTGAGAGTTTGCCATCTAAAAAGATACTCATTACTGTCGCTGAAGTCCGAAACATGGGCTTCTCCGTCTCTCGTGTTGTTGACAAAAAGTGTTTAAGTTATATTCGCAATCGACCGATTAAGTTGGCACACTTGTTGCACCTGCCGTTATTACTTAGTAGGTACTGCACATGGTAGCATCGAAGCTGAAAACAACTTGGCCTAAtctcgctctcttcttcgggTTTCAAAAGCTGTACTGGGCGGAATTCGGTTATCTATACAAAGTATTGAGTTTACATTTCTTTGATCGGCGTGGGGGTCGAGATTTTGGTGGCTGTAATTTCTCTTCACGCTCATATCAGGCCAGGCTGGGCATGCTACCTACCTGTGACttatatactactatctaGGTACATACCAGGTTGACAGTTCATATGGGGGCTGCAGCGAGGTTGCTTGATGGGCATATTTGGGAGGCCTTTGCTGCACCACCGCCTGAGGAAAGGCTcacctacctactagtaggtagatATTCCCGCCACATTTATTTTGAGCCCTGCTCCCAGGCATATACgggtttcttcttcttcaccttgAGTGTGAATTATgtgattattattattattattattattattccaATTTCATGAGACCGTAGCGTATAAATTAGGTATAAACATTTTGTAAGACGTAATGCATGATAAGGCCACTTTGGCCACATCCACCCAACCCGACTTTTGAGTACTCCGAGCTTTTAGACCCCAGCCCCATTACGGCTCCCAGACAGATTGGTATGCTTGCAACAAGGAGTCTCAATAGCAAATATACAAAATCAGCAGGAATCGAATATGATTGTTGCCGGCCCAGCCAATTTGCCCTTGCTCACTCCAAGAGGTCCCTGACGTCTTCGTCGCTCTCCTCTTCATACCGTCGCTGCTCCTCGGCTTCCAGAATCTTCCTCAGAACCTTCCTCTGCCTGACTCGTGCCTTTGAGCCCCAGTCAGCCTTGGATCCGTCGGCACCCTCATCGGCGTCTACATCTTCTTCCACCGAACCCAGGCCACGCAGGTCATTTGGCGACATTTTAGCAACCTGCTCTTTGGCGTATTCCTTGTCTTTCGCATCTTGCTCTTCCAGCTTCTTGACAGCATGCTTGGTTGAGTATTTGATAATGTGCGGTCGTATCAGCAAGTATGTGCATACAACCATGATGAGGCGAAGCCAGCCTTGTGTGGACATGTCGCTGAAGCTCTTCTGGATGTTGTTGGAGGCATTCTGCCCGAACTGAGATAAATGACCAAGAATAGACTGAGAAGACTGTCCGTCACCGTCCTGGTACGGCTGGTATGACTGAGAATCCATGATATCAAGAGTAGCGGGCAGCTCTCATAAAGGGGATGAGGTGAGACTGGAGTCTTCCCTAAGGCAGGCAGCAGATGGCCAGATGAATGAAAGAAACCTCTTCCAGTGAAAATAGAAAAGGGGAGCCAATTGGAAAAGGGAGGCAAGGTGACCTCTTTATAGGGGATGGTGAAGGTTTGttgaaagatgaaaatgtAAACGTAGTCTCAGAGGAGGGATGGCGGAAGTTTTTGTTTTAGACACCGATGCTGCAAATTCGCTAGTGAGCACGGCGTGCTCCGGGCTATTTCTCCGAGACTGCCGGTTGGACGTGGCGGATCCGATGAGCGCCATttacagtacatgtatagaAGCTCAACGGGACCCATAGCGAAgaagcttttgcttttttttttcttctgagCGAGACAAtaagggggggaaaaagcCGAAGAATACATTGCTCTATAGCATCAAATTTCGGTTTTCAGTAATCAATTGACTAGtgacaacttttttttttttttttttggttcggGACTTTCATGTTTTCAATCGGCATGAAGTACTGCGATACAATGTTCTCCGGAGTTTCCTGACCGCAACCTCGAGGCTTCTTAAGCAGCACGGCAACGCCGTTGGACCACTTGCTTTCCCCCCATATTCCTCCTTTCCGGATCAGTATAATATTTGCAATCCGGCCATTCGCCCAAAAGGTTTGATATAAATTCTTAATTTTAACTCCTGGAATGCTACATTACAAGAATATTCGATAGGTAAGGATACTGTAGAGCTACATCAACACATGTGAATCACGTGATGGCCATATGCAGTCAAGGCGGCTCAATTGGGATAGCGTGAAAGCGCTTTATACTGGGAGCTCATAAAAATTTCGTCTGTACTTTGTACCCCGGAACGCCTGATTTGAGACTCtgttttttcccctcccccacTGTCCaaatattttttcttcttcttttggcctGGCATTGTGTATTTAATATTGGCGGCGCAACATGTCGACTGCATTCAGATCAATTGCTCCGTTTCTACGGACGGCCCGATATGGCCTGAAGTCCGGCAGTGTCAACCCTCTCCAGGCTGCGCTCAAGAACAACCGCAGTGCGGCTGGTGTTCTCAACATCGCTCGTACATATGCTGTTTTTGAGCGAACCAAGCCTCACGTGAATATCGGTAAGGTGCCTTTTGCAATGGGCTATGAGTAGAGATTTTGTATTAATCGAGGCGTTGTAACAGGCACTATTGGCCATGTCGATCACGGAAAGGTAAAGTTCACTGAAGCATCTTATAAGACCGACTCGCAAACCAAGATGACTTGACACTGACCCATTCTCGCTACTGTAGACTACCCTGTCCGCTGCCATCACCAAGAGGCAAGCCGAGAAGGGCTTTGCCAACTTCCTCGACTATGGCTCCATTGACAAGGCTCCCGAAGAGCGAAAGCGAGGTATCACCATCTCTACTGCCCATATCGAGTACTCAACGGAAAACCGCCACTATTCACACGTCGACTGCCCTGGTCACGCCGATTACATCAAGAACATGATTACTGGTGCTGCCAACATGGACGGTGCCATCATTGTCGTCGCCGCCTCTGACGGTCAGATGCCCCAGACCCGTGAGCACTTGCTGCTTGCCCGACAGGTCGGTGTCCAGAAGATCGTTGTCTTCGTCAACAAGGTTGATGCCATCGACGACCCCGAGATGTTGGAGCTTGTCGAGATGGAAATGCGTGAACTTCTCAGCACCTATGGCTTTGAGGGAGACGAGACCCCCGTCATCATGGGCTCTGCCCTGATGGCCCTGAACAACCAGAGGCCCGAGATTGGCCAGACCAAGATTGACGAGCTGCTCAAGGCCGTTGACGAGTGGATTCCCACTCCCGAGCGTGATCTCGACAAGCCTTTCCTCATGTCTGTCGAGGatgtcttctccatctctggCCGTGGTACCGTCGTTTCTGGTCGTGTCGAGCGTGGTGTCCTCAAGCGTGATGAGGAAGTTGAGCTTGTTGGCAAGGGTATTGAGCCCATCAAGACCAAGGTTACTGATATCGAGACCTTCAAGAAGTCTTGCGAGCAGTCCCAGGCTGGTGACAACTCTGGTCTCCTGATTCGTGGTATCCGTCGTGAGGATGTCAAGCGTGGTATGGTCGTCTGCAAGCCCGGAACCGTCAAGTCTCACAAGCAGTTCCTTGCTTCCCTCTACGTCCTCACCAAGGAGGAGGGTGGTCGCCACACTGGTTTCCACGAGCACTACCGACCTCAGCTGTACCTGCGTACATCTGACGAGTCTGTCGATCTGACCTTCCCCGAGGGTACCCCAGATGCCGCTGGCAAGATGGTCATGCCCGGTGACAACGTCGAAATGGTTGTCACCCTGACGAACCCCAACGCCATTGAGGCTGGTCAGCGATTCAACATTCGTGAGGGCGGCAGGACTGTGGCCACTGGTCTGGTCACCCGCATCCTTCAGTAAATACAACTAACGATTTAACAACCCTAGAACAGCGTGGAGTTGTTGgaatgaataaaaaaaggacaaaaatcGTCGGGAAACTGGGAGACGACAAAATTGGCGCAATACTTCGGGCCATATCTCCTAAATCTGAGCCACATGTGCTCGTGTATAGTTGTAGGGGGAAGCGGATATACTACAAACAAAATCT
This window encodes:
- a CDS encoding uncharacterized protein (EggNog:ENOG41), yielding MSNPIENMLQTGYFTTSRAKHGYSASVDSPLRPVRLSTPPEPPVSRLAPRYYDDIPYFRNSNPPPPSVEDEIDSLAKEFGSCFQPVVDEEPQARGEVDQLPVLEEVFEYNPERRFVIVPGATTSSVPESETEDKASKDKDKFRQKKKAPISSSSSPETHSRRKINESENVKYDRLDASVPELGRRGSRQELPRLETDMNENRVPSHHRSRSAVNAPRPEFTQAHRKYGEEYLSPQVTKHGSSGRDKTYQGYGQPPTHSSVSLGEPSEGRRNEDRYHRRSATASMEGRPNSTFEPLSRPTSNDRVNGSRPLDGSRPLRDDLLRDSYVSYKPPASESLRAPSPSKPKDQNSPRNETFSNSYRRESPVIIDDEDRVSVASSRRGGTSGRNSRSPSRVPTMPVSSVNSLGLPDDWVPNRRMSTTFPISQEKKLQEDRMPPAIHLPYPDDDDAIVAWPEESVGSEVVRQSRADSASPVSMPPIPRIDDELVAPDEKVIRSPTYKEPSVTTKAWQPPPFDPNKSGVRPDQTIGSYRRYSESKGRDGQSDFPYIPECKRKEPVAGKMDWLTLPRTEFNICPDCYGAVFADTQYRTHFHPVLRPTGNAIVCDFGSSPWYQIAWLLTLKHKVPDLQLFHHLASVMFDSRSYPCPVERKVTRVWYTVKDPYTRRPVPEFAVCYQCAKIVETLFPNLTGVFIPLDPRNEPSRNSCSLQYTPQRKQFVLFFDAFETTSDKSYVTNRKVDVGDLSMMLTRLSTLNECREDRRVSDGYWYVMEYLPDFTVCGECYEDVVRPQRAEDNVIAQNFYMKPTKLPIATCQLYSPRMRDVFKRACRNNDPQYLEGKARERLKIEKDVHAKFLSLVRDGRNSAWTDEQIDKLSREWKRWE
- a CDS encoding uncharacterized protein (EggNog:ENOG41), giving the protein MAIPDHVEPCSASVDSPLRPVRLSTPPEPPVSRLAPRYYDDIPYFRNSNPPPPSVEDEIDSLAKEFGSCFQPVVDEEPQARGEVDQLPVLEEVFEYNPERRFVIVPGATTSSVPESETEDKASKDKDKFRQKKKAPISSSSSPETHSRRKINESENVKYDRLDASVPELGRRGSRQELPRLETDMNENRVPSHHRSRSAVNAPRPEFTQAHRKYGEEYLSPQVTKHGSSGRDKTYQGYGQPPTHSSVSLGEPSEGRRNEDRYHRRSATASMEGRPNSTFEPLSRPTSNDRVNGSRPLDGSRPLRDDLLRDSYVSYKPPASESLRAPSPSKPKDQNSPRNETFSNSYRRESPVIIDDEDRVSVASSRRGGTSGRNSRSPSRVPTMPVSSVNSLGLPDDWVPNRRMSTTFPISQEKKLQEDRMPPAIHLPYPDDDDAIVAWPEESVGSEVVRQSRADSASPVSMPPIPRIDDELVAPDEKVIRSPTYKEPSVTTKAWQPPPFDPNKSGVRPDQTIGSYRRYSESKGRDGQSDFPYIPECKRKEPVAGKMDWLTLPRTEFNICPDCYGAVFADTQYRTHFHPVLRPTGNAIVCDFGSSPWYQIAWLLTLKHKVPDLQLFHHLASVMFDSRSYPCPVERKVTRVWYTVKDPYTRRPVPEFAVCYQCAKIVETLFPNLTGVFIPLDPRNEPSRNSCSLQYTPQRKQFVLFFDAFETTSDKSYVTNRKVDVGDLSMMLTRLSTLNECREDRRVSDGYWYVMEYLPDFTVCGECYEDVVRPQRAEDNVIAQNFYMKPTKLPIATCQLYSPRMRDVFKRACRNNDPQYLEGKARERLKIEKDVHAKFLSLVRDGRNSAWTDEQIDKLSREWKRWE
- a CDS encoding uncharacterized protein (EggNog:ENOG41~TransMembrane:1 (o47-65i)), producing the protein MDSQSYQPYQDGDGQSSQSILGHLSQFGQNASNNIQKSFSDMSTQGWLRLIMVVCTYLLIRPHIIKYSTKHAVKKLEEQDAKDKEYAKEQVAKMSPNDLRGLGSVEEDVDADEGADGSKADWGSKARVRQRKVLRKILEAEEQRRYEEESDEDVRDLLE
- the TUF1 gene encoding translation elongation factor Tu (BUSCO:EOG092D2ASD); translation: MSTAFRSIAPFLRTARYGLKSGSVNPLQAALKNNRSAAGVLNIARTYAVFERTKPHVNIGTIGHVDHGKTTLSAAITKRQAEKGFANFLDYGSIDKAPEERKRGITISTAHIEYSTENRHYSHVDCPGHADYIKNMITGAANMDGAIIVVAASDGQMPQTREHLLLARQVGVQKIVVFVNKVDAIDDPEMLELVEMEMRELLSTYGFEGDETPVIMGSALMALNNQRPEIGQTKIDELLKAVDEWIPTPERDLDKPFLMSVEDVFSISGRGTVVSGRVERGVLKRDEEVELVGKGIEPIKTKVTDIETFKKSCEQSQAGDNSGLLIRGIRREDVKRGMVVCKPGTVKSHKQFLASLYVLTKEEGGRHTGFHEHYRPQLYLRTSDESVDLTFPEGTPDAAGKMVMPGDNVEMVVTLTNPNAIEAGQRFNIREGGRTVATGLVTRILQ